CCAAGCCGTGCATCGCTGAGACATAGTCTGGATCTGCAATGTTGCCGATCCATTTCAAGGGAGGACGCAGATTCTGAGGGATGACAGCTATGGCATGGAGGGCCCTTTCCACTCGCTTGCCATAGTGGAGTCCGCCAACACTGACGACATAGCTCTCCTTCTCTCCATCAGAGACGTTGAAGTCAGAGGTGTCAATTCCTAAGTAGCAGACTTTCGAATCCAGATTGTAGGCTCTCAAAATACTTTCGCGGCTGAACTGAGAGTTGCAGAGTATGCGATTGTAACTGCGAGCCCAACGGAACTCTTCTGAGGCCTGGAGCCGGATCCAATGATTGCGATGCAGATCTCTGCACCGTTCGGCGGAGCGTTTGAAGGGATTATGTGGATGCCGCGTTGCAACCTGTGGCAGGAGCCAGGGCAGGCGTGGAGAGGCTTCATAGAACGGGCGGTAGGGCTCTTGCAAATAGATGAGGGAGGGAATATCAACATAGGTGCCGATGCATGTGTTGTATGTCAGCGTGCAAGAATTGGCAAAGAGGATGTCGAAACCACCTTTGCGGATAGCTTCGCCACATTGGCTGCCATGAATTAGCATTCGATTGAGCTGGCCGATTCTGTACTCTGCTTCTTTGGAACGAAGCCAATCAGGGAGCAACTTCTTTGGCCCTTGCCTCTTAGGTTCGCTTGGCAGGACCAGCACATCCTCAATGGCATGAGGGGAGAGTGGAAGATAACCATGATCTGCGATATTCGTGCTGAAGGCATGAATCTTATGGCCTCTCCTTGCGAGACCTTGAACATGCATATGCAAAGCACGCTTGGCACCGCCCGAATTGAGATTGTGCCAGACTGCGATTTTCATGGGGTGGTGTGATCCGGCTGTGCTGATGTTGTCAACCACTGGCCCAACTCTAGCTTGTCAAGCCTTCCTGATCCGCTCATTTCACCTCGCGGGGCTCCCCGTTGATCTTGTGTGTCTGCATGAGATGAACTGACATTGCCGCCTTCACCTATTATAGCTGAAGTTTGAATCCTGCTAGACCAGCGATGGTCTCTTGCCCTGCTGAAACATTCTCCTGCCGTGCATCTACTGAATGGGAGTAAAGGAGTTGCTTTGCGACTCCTTGACAAAAGGTTCTGACCGCCCTGCCAGAAACAGTTTCTCTCGTGGAAGAGAGTGAGCTTTGAATCGTGATTAGCACTGGCGCACCAAAGGCGCTGCAAGAGTATATCGAGCTTTGGAATGATCGCAGCTGAGGCTGATGTAAGGCCTTTGGCTTTGATTTGTGCTCATCAGGATTTCCCTGCGACGAGCAGGCCTCTTAACAACACGCCTGAAGTGGTTGAAGATATGGTGATGCGGCAGTGTGGATTCCAGATTGCATCCAGCCCAGTGAATAGCTGGAATCAGTCGCCCATCGGGCCAGGTGACTCCAATGGCGTCACCGCAGTGGAAGGCGCTCATCGGACGAGGATCGCCCGCCCAAGTGCAATCGAAAGCTTCGTAGATTTGGCTCATCCCAATGCTTGAGACATCCAGGCAACAATTCATAAATGGCTACTTAGGAGTATGATAGAAATGATCTGCAATCATTCGAGGCCTCGCCGCCAGTCCTTGAATCTGTTGAAGTGAGAAGGTGCCCCTTTGAGAGGCCCAAAGATCTGTGTTGATCCCTCTCGAATGATGATTCGGCGCCATCCGCACCCGAAGTGGCCCAGGCTTTTACACCTGGCTTATGTCTGCGTGGGCGTATGCCAGCTGCTGGTCGGAATTCGTTGCGTGCTTGAACAACTGCTTGAATCCTTTTGGCACAACCACGTCACTATCGATGTATAGAAGCCTCTCGAGCGGGCCACAGAACATGAAGAACTTCTTGAAAGGACCGACTAGATGAAATGGCGGAGTGTGATTGGTGTGATGGTCAATATCGCGTCCAATGTCGTCCAGTTCACTCAATGTCCGATCATCGATCATGGCGAATCCGAATCGGCTTCTCAGTCGCTCAGGGTGCGATGTACGATCTGAGAATTGTATATAGTAAACATTGAAAGCCGGTGCTTCGATATGTAGACTGCTGAGCATGGCGGCAGCCCAATTCGCTTGATCTCGGCGACAGGAGAATCCGAAGCCTAAACAAGAGAAAATCTTAGCGTCTGAAACGGTTGGATTTCAGTTTGGGTGCCAGATCTTGGCGCTGTCCCCAAAGCTCCTCAAGTCTCAGGCGGTAGCACTTTCCTACCTCAGTAAAAGTGAAACGTTGGCGGTAGGGGGTGGTAAGGGTTGGATCAGGTTCGGCTGACTCCAAACGGCGTAGGGCTACTTCACGCAAGCGCTCGGCGGCATGGTGCACATCTGCATCAGCCCAGAACTGTCCTTTGTGGTCGAAATACTCCCCCTCCTTAACAGGGATCATTCGGCAGCGGACCGGATGTGCCAGCGGCCCCACACAGAAGTCCGTTGTGGATCCGTAGTCGGTCACGATCACGTCGAGCCCAAGCTGCAGCGCTTCGGCATGGCCACGTCCCAACCCTTCGGACCGGTGCAGAGATATGAATCCGTCGCAGCAGCCATAAAGAGAAAGCAGATCGGTTCGGCTCAGATCAGCCTCAATGACATGAAAGCGTGGGTCTTCACGGCAGTGAGCCTTGAGAGCTTCCCATTCCGGGTGAGGCCACCCGGGCCGTAGGGTTTTGATCACAAGGGCAACCCGATTCGCCAGTGGATCCGAGGCAGGAAAGGCTAGCTGGAAGGCTTCAATGACCGCATGGGGATTCTTGCGGCTGATGGTGGAATTGAGGTCGAAACCGAAGACAAACAGGACCTGGCCGGCTGGAAGGCTGAATCGGTGTCTGGATTCGAGACGTGACTTGGGATTGGCGAACCGTTCCAGGTCTTGAATTTCTGCCGGAGCGGGCATGCGGGTGAGATGTAGTGACTGAGGATGACCATCCTGTCCCTCATAGGGTTGCAAAGCGCCTTCAATCAGACGGCTGAAGGGCCAGGCCTCGTCAGCAAGTTCCAGGCATGGCTCCCAAGTTTCGGGCCATCGTTCCAGTTCCCAGGGCCAGGAAACGATGGTGTAGCGATCCAGGAGCTGTCTCAGGCCCTCCTGGCAGACCCAACGGGCGTGGATAGGAGCTGCCATGCAGACGAGATTGAAGGCATAGGGTCCAGCCTGTCCCGAAGGCAGGGTGAGGCGCTCCAGAGTCCGGTCGGATGTGGCTGAGCCGTTGTCGGCTGGATGGTCGATGACGCAGCAAGGAATGCCTGCGGCCTCAAGAGCAGCTGTGATGCAGCGCGCGTCTTCGCCGATTCCGAAGACGTTGAAGGCATGGCCGATTACGTTGACCCCGAAGGGACGGTCAATGAAGGCGGCTCTTTCTGGATTTCCGTTGTCCAGATTTGAGGCCTCCTGAAGAAGCCTCCGGGCTTCTATCGCCTTCGTGGAGGCTATGCCATGCCAGAGGCGCAGGAAGGCACTCGCGCGAAAAGGTAACAGGAACCTTGGCTGCCATGCCCTATTCTCCAGCCAGGTGCTTGCAATTAGAAGATCCAGACCGGTGTGTGAGATTTTATGCGTGAGAAGCTGACATGATTCGCGATCTGCTGCCAGAATGGGATACCGCTGTAATGCCTGCTCTAACCTAGAGGCGTATGAGCCAACTGTCGTCTGGTGAGGATCTTTATTAAATGGCTTTAGCAGGTCTGCCTCAAGACACTTGATCAACAGACCTGCTCGCGAATTGTTGAGATCCTTCTGGCGTGCCACTATCGCATCCCGCACAGGATCCAAGACGGGATCACTCAACAGCAACAATAAGGATCGTGTGAAACTTCTCAGCATGGGTCGCGCTACCTTCGTGGTGGGACAATAGTATGTGGATCTTAATGTATATTGTACAACTAGACAGGGCTTGAGCTTTTCGAAGCTTTGGGAAGACCCAACAATCTAAGAGGTTACTTCTTTTTGCAGAATGTCTCTCTCTAATCCTCAGAGGTGGGGTAGTTGACATGCGATGCCATCACTTGCTTGGGCAGTTACTTCCATTGCCCATTCAGGGTGTCAAAGAATGGTTGGAGCGGCCAGGTTATTGGATTGCATAGTTGTATGCTCTCGTAACGGTATCAGCCATACGCCCCCAGGTGAAAAGTCTTGAACGCTCAACTGACTTAATTGAGTATATATTCCTCAATTCAGGGTCGCATGTCATGGCTAGCATTGCCTGAGAGAGCACTTCGCAATCCATAGGATCAATGAGAATTCCAGCTTCCCCTACCACCTCAGGCAGTGAGGATGTATTCGAGCAAATAACCGGGGTACCACACTTCATGGCTTCTAAAGGTGGTAAACCAAAGCCTTCATAGAGAGAGGGGAAGAGAAAGCATGTTGCACCAGCGTAAAGTGTAGGCAAATCATCATCCGCTACATATCCAGCGAGCAGTACGCGGTGCTTGTGAACATTTAGTCGATCCAGCTTTTCATGAATAGAGCCGTACTTCCAGCCAGGTGCTCCTGCCAGAACCAAATAGGGGGTATCGATCCCCAGTTGAGATGCTACCTTTCCGTAAGCTTCTATTACCGAGTCAAGGTTCTTTCGCGGTTCCAATGTGCAAACTGAGAGATAGTAAGTGTCATCATAGGCCATGCCAAGTTGCCTCTTTAAACTCATGATCTGGTCTTCTTCCGCATAAGGATGGAATATCTCTGATGCGGCAGGGTAGGCTACATGTACGTTTTTAGGGTCAAAGTCCTGCCGAAAGGCAAGAAAATCTTGCTTTGAGCATTCGGAGATGGTGATGACATGACCATGCAGTGGTATAGAGTTCACCATCTCCCTAGTAAAGCCTATGTCGTAATCTGTGCAATATACTGGGTAAAGTAGGGGGATCATGTCGTAGGATGTCGCAAAAGGAACTATATCCCTCATCCTTGAGATGACGGCCGGGATGGGTTGATGTGTCGCGTGGTAAATGCTCATGTCCTTCTTATTGATAAGCATCCTTCTACAATTCCTTGAGCGAGCTCTATTATTCTTCCAAGCCTGAATCCCCTTGTTGCGAAACCTGCTAATACAGTAGCCAGCACGCCAGAGAAGACTTACAGTTCTGCCCTTTCGGGCATCCATAACAATCTTACTCATCGCACCCCTTTCAATGTCCTGGCAGCTGATTAAAGGTATTGAAGTCTCCGAAAGGTAAGGGGAGTTGAGCTTATGTGCCTCCTCAAGATATCTATGACAGCGACAGATGCACTCTTCATCTAACTGTGAAAGTAACTGGAGTTGGATGTCGTCGCGCGCCTCAAGCGCCATAGCGAGTTCTTCAATCACCTTAAAGATTCCTGTCCTGGAGCGTTCTATTTCATGTCCTAACCCCAAAACAGATATGTCGTAGTGGACTGAGACTGGAGTGGTCGACATGGGCATCTGATGTTGTTCAGCGGTTTAGAAGAGCAGTCTGCTTGAGCTTAATCGTGACATTCTTATTAACATATAGAACTAGTCTTCTGAGGTTGTGCTTTAACGCCGAACGCACAATAGGGAATAGCAATCCTGGATATGTCAAAGATGCTGACATGAAGACTCGCCATCGTGGCATGAAAGGATAGGGCAAGATGAAAGCACGTCTTTCTTGCCAAGACAGAAAGTAGTAGACTAAGTGATCAACTATGGCTGGACTTAGCCTAGGATAATATAGTGATGCAGTCTCGCGGACTTCTTGAGCATGTATACGCAAATTGCTAGATGTGCCACCAAGGGTGAAATACACAGTGGTTTTGTCTGTGTATTGGAATGTGCATCCGGCTGCATAGGCGCGAATTACCCACTCTGAGTCGGCGGCTATTCTAAATCTTGTATTGTATACGCCGACCCTTTCATAAGCTCTTCGTGATACAAAGAGGCTATTATGGCAAAGATTTGGGCAGCGAAAAACGCTTAGTCGGTCAACCTTGGCTGGAGTCCAGTGCGATTCACTCCAATCGGACTGAACATTTGCTGCGGCTGCCAAGATATCAGGCTTGGGCGATTGCGTGGTGATTATTCTGTTTGCTTCAGTCGTCGCGCTTGGATGAAGCCAGTCGTCAGCATTTACGAAGCAGATATAATCACCAGTTGCCCACTCCAAACACTTGTTCATTGCATAGTATATGCCATCGTCTCGTTCCCTCTTGATTATGTCTATTCGCTGGGCATATCTTTCGATCACTTCATAGGTTCCATCAGATGAGCCACCATCAAGCACTACATACTGGACCTCCGAATGCTCCTTTTGCAATAGTATGCTGTCGATGCATCTGCTGATTGTCTCTAGGTTATTGAGCACAACTGTTACGTAGGTGAAGCTCGTCATGACAGATGATTCGGGTGTCCAATGGTGCGGGATGTACTGTTATAACCACTGTCGTAAATCTCTGACGCGCTCAACTAGTATGGTGTTGTCTTTGAATCTTAGTGGGCAGGCGAGCTTGCCTGTTCTGTATTAACTGGCATTTTTCTTCGATCGGAAATGGGTATGGAAGCTGGTCCTTGTTCGGCTTTGGCCAGTATACACCGAATGTGTTTGATAAACAACTAAGGGCTTTTCTCTTTGTGGCAAATCCATGGGGATTAGGAACAAAACT
This Cyanobium sp. AMD-g DNA region includes the following protein-coding sequences:
- a CDS encoding glycosyltransferase family 1 protein is translated as MPMSTTPVSVHYDISVLGLGHEIERSRTGIFKVIEELAMALEARDDIQLQLLSQLDEECICRCHRYLEEAHKLNSPYLSETSIPLISCQDIERGAMSKIVMDARKGRTVSLLWRAGYCISRFRNKGIQAWKNNRARSRNCRRMLINKKDMSIYHATHQPIPAVISRMRDIVPFATSYDMIPLLYPVYCTDYDIGFTREMVNSIPLHGHVITISECSKQDFLAFRQDFDPKNVHVAYPAASEIFHPYAEEDQIMSLKRQLGMAYDDTYYLSVCTLEPRKNLDSVIEAYGKVASQLGIDTPYLVLAGAPGWKYGSIHEKLDRLNVHKHRVLLAGYVADDDLPTLYAGATCFLFPSLYEGFGLPPLEAMKCGTPVICSNTSSLPEVVGEAGILIDPMDCEVLSQAMLAMTCDPELRNIYSIKSVERSRLFTWGRMADTVTRAYNYAIQ
- a CDS encoding glycosyltransferase family 4 protein; translated protein: MKIAVWHNLNSGGAKRALHMHVQGLARRGHKIHAFSTNIADHGYLPLSPHAIEDVLVLPSEPKRQGPKKLLPDWLRSKEAEYRIGQLNRMLIHGSQCGEAIRKGGFDILFANSCTLTYNTCIGTYVDIPSLIYLQEPYRPFYEASPRLPWLLPQVATRHPHNPFKRSAERCRDLHRNHWIRLQASEEFRWARSYNRILCNSQFSRESILRAYNLDSKVCYLGIDTSDFNVSDGEKESYVVSVGGLHYGKRVERALHAIAVIPQNLRPPLKWIGNIADPDYVSAMHGLAADLGVDFQHIVRASDQELQQILGRAACFLYTPFLEPFGLAPLEANACGTAVVAIAEGGVKETIVPGVNGLLANDSDPEALAELILRFTLDLGAAKRMGLQARQHVMATWPVESAIDRIEHHLLQVSNR
- a CDS encoding glycosyltransferase → MSDPVLDPVRDAIVARQKDLNNSRAGLLIKCLEADLLKPFNKDPHQTTVGSYASRLEQALQRYPILAADRESCQLLTHKISHTGLDLLIASTWLENRAWQPRFLLPFRASAFLRLWHGIASTKAIEARRLLQEASNLDNGNPERAAFIDRPFGVNVIGHAFNVFGIGEDARCITAALEAAGIPCCVIDHPADNGSATSDRTLERLTLPSGQAGPYAFNLVCMAAPIHARWVCQEGLRQLLDRYTIVSWPWELERWPETWEPCLELADEAWPFSRLIEGALQPYEGQDGHPQSLHLTRMPAPAEIQDLERFANPKSRLESRHRFSLPAGQVLFVFGFDLNSTISRKNPHAVIEAFQLAFPASDPLANRVALVIKTLRPGWPHPEWEALKAHCREDPRFHVIEADLSRTDLLSLYGCCDGFISLHRSEGLGRGHAEALQLGLDVIVTDYGSTTDFCVGPLAHPVRCRMIPVKEGEYFDHKGQFWADADVHHAAERLREVALRRLESAEPDPTLTTPYRQRFTFTEVGKCYRLRLEELWGQRQDLAPKLKSNRFRR
- a CDS encoding glycosyltransferase family 2 protein, whose amino-acid sequence is MTSFTYVTVVLNNLETISRCIDSILLQKEHSEVQYVVLDGGSSDGTYEVIERYAQRIDIIKRERDDGIYYAMNKCLEWATGDYICFVNADDWLHPSATTEANRIITTQSPKPDILAAAANVQSDWSESHWTPAKVDRLSVFRCPNLCHNSLFVSRRAYERVGVYNTRFRIAADSEWVIRAYAAGCTFQYTDKTTVYFTLGGTSSNLRIHAQEVRETASLYYPRLSPAIVDHLVYYFLSWQERRAFILPYPFMPRWRVFMSASLTYPGLLFPIVRSALKHNLRRLVLYVNKNVTIKLKQTALLNR